A genomic stretch from Flavobacterium humidisoli includes:
- a CDS encoding NUDIX hydrolase: MYKVFVNDKPLFLTNEISRETDFQLFLLESIDIEQLIIKIFQNKIQKAILYHPDESEIMKTLKAKIPVNKAGGGFVYNKKGEVLFIFRNGKWDLPKGGIEKGEDIEATAMREVEEETGVNQLRITNKLQKTYHIFKRNGKYKLKITHWFEMQSDFEGTPHGQIEEGIEKVAWLNPEQIKEALKNSYENIKLLFEEEKIPTEKIEPPVAYRSAPNSK; encoded by the coding sequence ATGTATAAAGTTTTTGTAAACGACAAACCACTTTTTTTGACAAATGAAATCTCGCGCGAAACAGATTTCCAATTGTTCTTGTTGGAGAGTATTGATATCGAACAGCTTATTATAAAAATTTTTCAAAATAAAATTCAAAAAGCGATTCTATATCATCCCGACGAAAGTGAGATCATGAAAACCCTAAAAGCCAAGATTCCGGTAAATAAAGCGGGCGGAGGCTTTGTCTACAATAAGAAAGGCGAAGTCTTGTTCATCTTTAGAAACGGAAAATGGGATCTGCCAAAAGGCGGAATCGAGAAAGGGGAAGACATTGAAGCGACGGCTATGCGTGAGGTAGAGGAGGAGACGGGAGTAAACCAGCTTCGTATTACGAATAAACTTCAAAAAACCTATCATATCTTTAAACGCAACGGAAAATACAAACTCAAAATCACGCATTGGTTCGAAATGCAGTCTGATTTTGAAGGAACTCCTCACGGACAAATCGAGGAAGGAATCGAAAAAGTCGCCTGGTTAAACCCAGAACAAATCAAAGAAGCGCTTAAAAACTCATACGAGAATATCAAATTGTTGTTTGAAGAAGAAAAAATTCCAACGGAAAAAATTGAACCACCTGTAGCTTATCGATCGGCTCCAAATTCGAAATAA
- a CDS encoding DUF6882 domain-containing protein, with the protein MGLFNNLFKKKEENIESTTNQSNNTIHFTSENDFLEKFGALALEKQRNLFEITGGLSWNVDMNKEEITFGDDLTFPMQVLGSFSHSSETWLWLWENKAGGYAESVMQQALSLKKYGEENNIELLSVGKFDAVPNDLHLIGMVATTMFNLSGYYLGNYGQGTMVVTIKDDAIDKTESEEFSRILTVFPELISTFEIQNHKNAFSNYLSQKGFELTSNGNEVKAEKNGQIITATFNENNLLTNLNGNS; encoded by the coding sequence ATGGGGCTATTCAATAATCTTTTTAAAAAGAAAGAAGAAAATATAGAATCAACAACTAATCAATCAAACAATACCATACACTTCACATCTGAAAATGATTTTTTAGAAAAATTTGGAGCTCTTGCTTTAGAAAAACAAAGAAATCTATTTGAGATAACTGGTGGTCTTTCTTGGAATGTTGATATGAATAAAGAAGAAATCACTTTTGGTGATGATCTTACTTTTCCGATGCAGGTTTTGGGTTCATTTTCGCATTCGTCAGAAACTTGGCTTTGGCTTTGGGAAAATAAAGCGGGCGGTTATGCAGAATCTGTTATGCAGCAAGCACTTTCATTAAAGAAATATGGAGAAGAAAACAATATAGAGTTATTAAGCGTTGGAAAATTTGACGCTGTTCCTAATGATTTACATCTTATTGGAATGGTTGCTACTACGATGTTTAATTTAAGCGGTTATTATCTTGGAAATTACGGTCAAGGAACAATGGTTGTTACAATAAAAGATGATGCAATTGATAAGACTGAAAGCGAGGAATTTTCTAGAATTTTGACTGTTTTTCCAGAATTGATTTCGACGTTTGAAATTCAAAATCACAAGAATGCTTTTTCAAATTATCTTTCTCAAAAAGGTTTTGAATTGACTTCTAATGGAAATGAAGTGAAAGCTGAAAAAAATGGTCAAATAATTACTGCTACTTTTAATGAGAATAATCTTTTAACTAACTTAAATGGTAATTCTTAA
- a CDS encoding M14 family metallopeptidase, translating to MKLFTFFISLFTITLFAQNNKKYDTFFEKGNGNQSATYQETIAYFKMLAADFPTIQMKEMGLTDSGEPLHMITFNADKEFDFDKIQKTKAVLFVNNGIHAGEPDGIDATMQFYRDLAIGKLKAPKNTVLVTIPVYNIGGALNRNSTTRANQDGPEIYGFRGNARNYDLNRDMMKSDTRNTKSFVEIFQKINADVFIDNHVSNGSDYQYKLTYIMTQHNKLGTVLGDFMNNEMMPALVKDLQKKKIETTPYVDSFKDTPDKGFGQFVDSPRYTTGYTSLFNTIGFVVETHMLKKYAERVKMTYEYMKSTLDFTDANYQKIKDLRAKNLEQYQPKKSYTLKWELDSTKATTFSFLGYEAGYKKSEATTGNRLYYDRTKPYQKDVPYIKEFKSVKDVVIPSAYIIPRGYWNIIDLLKNNNISFKQIKNDTIIEVESYRISDFKTVPSAYEGHYLHRNTTVTSKIVKMAFAKGDYLVPTTQKGVKYLLEVFEPEGIDSFFNWNFFDPILQQKEHYSEYIFEDTAANLLKANPALKAALETKKQNDREFAKNSEAQLDWIYKHSVYYEKAHMQYPVYRVL from the coding sequence ATGAAACTTTTTACTTTTTTCATTTCACTTTTCACCATTACCCTTTTCGCTCAAAACAATAAAAAATACGATACTTTTTTTGAGAAAGGAAACGGAAACCAATCGGCAACTTATCAAGAAACTATAGCTTATTTTAAAATGCTTGCTGCCGATTTTCCAACGATTCAAATGAAAGAAATGGGACTAACCGATTCTGGAGAACCTTTGCACATGATTACCTTCAATGCTGACAAAGAATTTGATTTTGACAAAATACAGAAAACCAAAGCCGTTTTATTTGTGAATAACGGAATCCACGCAGGCGAACCTGACGGAATCGATGCAACCATGCAATTCTACAGAGATTTGGCAATAGGCAAACTGAAAGCGCCTAAAAATACGGTTTTAGTGACCATTCCAGTTTATAATATTGGCGGAGCGTTAAATAGAAATTCTACAACACGAGCCAATCAAGACGGACCAGAAATTTATGGTTTCAGAGGAAATGCGAGAAACTACGATTTGAATCGCGATATGATGAAATCTGACACAAGAAACACTAAAAGTTTTGTCGAGATTTTTCAAAAGATAAATGCCGATGTTTTTATTGACAATCACGTAAGTAACGGCTCTGATTATCAATACAAATTGACGTACATTATGACACAGCACAATAAACTCGGAACTGTTTTGGGCGATTTTATGAATAACGAAATGATGCCGGCTTTGGTCAAAGATCTTCAGAAAAAGAAAATCGAAACTACGCCTTATGTCGATTCGTTTAAAGATACTCCAGACAAAGGTTTTGGGCAGTTTGTCGATAGTCCGCGATACACAACGGGTTACACTTCCCTATTTAATACGATTGGTTTTGTGGTGGAAACACACATGCTGAAAAAATACGCAGAACGTGTAAAAATGACTTACGAATACATGAAATCGACTTTGGATTTTACCGATGCGAATTATCAAAAGATAAAAGATTTAAGAGCAAAGAATTTAGAACAATATCAGCCTAAAAAATCGTACACTCTAAAATGGGAACTGGATAGCACAAAAGCGACCACTTTTTCGTTTTTGGGTTATGAAGCAGGTTACAAAAAAAGCGAAGCTACAACAGGAAATCGTTTGTATTATGACAGAACCAAACCATACCAAAAAGATGTTCCGTATATCAAAGAATTCAAATCGGTAAAAGATGTTGTTATTCCGTCTGCTTATATCATTCCGCGTGGTTATTGGAATATTATTGACCTTTTGAAAAACAATAATATCTCGTTTAAGCAAATTAAAAACGATACAATTATAGAAGTTGAAAGCTACAGAATTTCAGATTTTAAAACCGTTCCGTCTGCTTACGAAGGGCATTATTTACACAGAAACACAACCGTAACTTCTAAAATAGTTAAAATGGCTTTCGCCAAAGGAGATTACCTAGTTCCAACAACTCAAAAAGGTGTAAAATATCTTCTAGAAGTTTTTGAACCAGAAGGTATTGATTCTTTTTTTAATTGGAATTTCTTCGATCCTATTTTACAGCAAAAAGAACATTACTCAGAATATATTTTTGAAGATACTGCGGCGAATCTCTTAAAAGCAAACCCAGCTCTAAAAGCAGCATTAGAAACTAAAAAACAAAACGACCGCGAATTTGCTAAAAATTCTGAAGCTCAATTGGACTGGATTTACAAACATTCAGTTTATTATGAAAAGGCTCATATGCAGTATCCTGTTTATCGTGTTTTGTAG
- a CDS encoding DEAD/DEAH box helicase, producing the protein MNKKHHSNDILSNLGVKSLNEMQEMAHDAILNENNTLLLSPTGSGKTLAFLLPILELLQPEVLSVQCLILVPSRELGLQIEQVWKKMGTQYKVNICYGGHSIETEIKNLSNPPAVLIGTPGRIADHIERETFRTDKIQTLILDEFDKSLQLGFHEQMSFIIGRLSKVNKRVLVSATSDIEIPKYTRVVNPVVLDFIPEEEEKANLSMKMVISSAKDKLQSLFNLICSLKSESAIIFCNHRDAAERISDTLNEKGIYSVYYHGGMDQEERERALIQFRNGSVTYLVTTDLAARGLDIPEMKHVIHYHLPLKEDEFTHRNGRTARMQATGTAYIIIHESEKKLDYIDYEMEVLDVEGKVSLPNPPQFQTIYISGGKKTKLNKFDIVGFFSQKGKLEKDDLGLIEVKDFVSFAAVKYNKVKDLLKNIKDEKMKGKKFKIEVARNVIKKEEEEKRGKY; encoded by the coding sequence ATGAATAAAAAACACCATTCCAACGATATACTTTCGAATTTAGGGGTTAAAAGTCTAAACGAAATGCAGGAAATGGCACATGATGCCATTTTAAACGAAAACAATACTTTATTACTTTCTCCAACAGGATCTGGAAAAACATTGGCTTTCCTGCTTCCAATATTAGAATTGTTACAGCCAGAAGTGTTGTCTGTTCAGTGTTTGATTTTGGTTCCATCACGCGAATTGGGACTTCAAATTGAACAGGTTTGGAAAAAAATGGGAACGCAATACAAAGTTAATATTTGTTACGGTGGACATTCAATAGAAACTGAAATCAAGAATTTAAGCAATCCGCCAGCGGTTTTAATTGGAACGCCTGGAAGAATCGCTGATCATATTGAAAGAGAAACTTTTAGAACAGATAAAATTCAAACTTTAATTTTGGATGAATTTGATAAATCGCTTCAATTAGGATTTCACGAACAGATGTCTTTTATCATCGGAAGGTTATCTAAAGTAAATAAAAGAGTTTTGGTTTCGGCGACGTCTGATATTGAAATTCCGAAATATACACGAGTGGTAAATCCGGTTGTTTTGGATTTTATTCCAGAGGAGGAAGAGAAAGCAAATCTTTCGATGAAAATGGTGATTTCGTCAGCAAAAGATAAACTGCAAAGTTTATTCAATTTGATTTGCTCTTTAAAATCAGAATCGGCAATTATTTTCTGTAATCATCGTGATGCTGCTGAACGCATTAGTGACACCTTAAACGAAAAAGGGATCTATTCGGTGTATTATCATGGCGGAATGGATCAGGAAGAACGTGAGCGCGCCTTAATTCAGTTTCGAAACGGAAGTGTTACATATTTAGTGACAACCGATTTGGCAGCGAGAGGTTTGGATATTCCAGAAATGAAGCATGTTATTCATTATCATCTGCCTTTAAAAGAAGACGAGTTTACACATCGTAACGGTCGTACAGCGCGTATGCAGGCGACGGGAACGGCGTATATTATCATTCACGAAAGTGAAAAAAAGTTAGATTACATTGATTATGAAATGGAGGTTTTGGATGTTGAAGGTAAAGTTTCGTTGCCAAACCCACCTCAATTTCAAACGATTTATATCAGCGGTGGAAAGAAAACCAAACTGAATAAATTTGATATTGTTGGATTCTTTTCGCAAAAGGGAAAACTAGAAAAAGACGATTTAGGTTTGATTGAAGTAAAAGATTTTGTTTCGTTTGCGGCGGTAAAATACAATAAAGTAAAAGATCTTCTGAAGAATATTAAGGATGAAAAAATGAAAGGGAAGAAGTTTAAAATAGAAGTCGCCCGAAATGTGATCAAGAAAGAAGAAGAGGAGAAGAGAGGGAAATATTGA
- a CDS encoding PhnA domain-containing protein, translating to MSIERELSKRSGSKCELCGNEENLKVYQVLPTKKGGIDEAVLACNTCIDQIENPDNVDLNHWRCLNDSMWNENIPVQVVAWRMLSRMRAAGWPQELLDMMYLDEDTLEWAKATGEGEDEENKLVHRDSNGVVLQHGDSVVLIKDLKVKGSSMVAKQGTAVRNIRLDHENTEYIEGKVDGQQIVIITQYVKKI from the coding sequence ATGAGCATCGAAAGAGAATTAAGCAAACGAAGCGGATCTAAATGTGAACTTTGCGGAAATGAAGAAAATTTAAAAGTTTATCAAGTCCTGCCAACTAAAAAAGGCGGAATTGATGAAGCTGTATTAGCCTGTAACACTTGTATTGACCAAATTGAAAATCCAGACAACGTCGATTTAAATCACTGGAGATGCCTTAATGACAGCATGTGGAACGAAAATATTCCCGTGCAGGTTGTAGCTTGGAGAATGTTAAGCCGTATGCGCGCTGCAGGATGGCCACAAGAATTGCTAGATATGATGTATCTGGATGAAGATACTCTAGAATGGGCAAAAGCAACAGGAGAAGGCGAAGATGAAGAGAATAAATTGGTTCACCGTGATAGCAACGGTGTAGTACTACAACATGGAGATTCTGTAGTTTTAATCAAAGATCTTAAAGTAAAAGGTTCTAGCATGGTTGCCAAACAAGGAACTGCTGTTAGAAACATTCGTTTAGACCACGAAAACACCGAATATATTGAAGGAAAAGTAGATGGCCAACAGATTGTGATTATTACGCAATACGTGAAGAAGATTTAA
- the coaD gene encoding pantetheine-phosphate adenylyltransferase has product MRKAIFPGSFDPITLGHEDIIKRAIPLFDEIVIAIGVNAEKKYMFSLEERKRFIEETFKDEPKVSVITYEGLTIDLAKKEKANFILRGLRNPADFEFEKAIAHTNRKLSKIETVFLLTAASTSFISSSIVRDVLRHGGEYEMLVPDAVRITK; this is encoded by the coding sequence ATGCGAAAAGCCATATTTCCAGGATCATTTGACCCAATTACGTTAGGACACGAAGACATTATCAAAAGAGCCATTCCTTTATTTGATGAAATTGTAATTGCCATTGGTGTCAATGCCGAAAAAAAATACATGTTTTCATTAGAAGAAAGAAAGCGTTTTATTGAAGAAACTTTCAAAGACGAACCAAAAGTTTCGGTTATTACTTATGAAGGATTAACAATCGATTTGGCAAAAAAAGAAAAAGCAAACTTCATCTTGCGAGGATTGCGCAACCCAGCCGATTTCGAATTCGAAAAAGCAATTGCACACACCAATAGAAAATTGTCTAAAATAGAAACCGTTTTCTTATTGACAGCCGCAAGCACTTCATTTATCAGTTCAAGCATTGTACGCGATGTATTGCGTCATGGTGGCGAATATGAGATGTTGGTTCCAGATGCGGTTAGGATCACAAAATAG
- a CDS encoding DUF421 domain-containing protein, whose product MKQIFEWNRLFFNELPEVFLLEVIFRSTVMFTILLLTLKLAGKRGVKQLSIFETVIIIALGSAAGDPMFYEDVGIVPAAIVFLVIIILYRSVTWLTGKSKKFEEFIEGKTECLINDGKFSISSFKKETLAQDEFFSELRVKSIEHLGQVKHAFIEPSGEISVFYYPDENVKYGLPILPSLFNAKSKFIPTDGIYACSFCGHTQEVKKGNAKCDVCKREEWVEAINTKRIT is encoded by the coding sequence ATGAAACAAATCTTCGAATGGAATAGACTATTTTTTAATGAATTGCCAGAAGTTTTTCTTTTGGAAGTAATATTTCGTTCGACAGTAATGTTTACCATTTTGCTGCTAACGCTAAAACTAGCTGGTAAAAGGGGTGTCAAACAATTATCAATTTTCGAAACCGTAATCATTATTGCATTGGGTTCTGCTGCTGGCGATCCTATGTTTTATGAAGATGTTGGAATCGTTCCTGCAGCAATTGTCTTTTTGGTCATCATTATTTTGTACCGATCTGTGACATGGCTTACTGGAAAAAGCAAAAAATTCGAAGAGTTTATAGAAGGTAAAACGGAATGTTTAATCAATGATGGAAAATTTTCTATATCGAGTTTTAAAAAAGAAACTTTGGCACAAGATGAATTTTTCTCAGAACTTCGTGTAAAATCAATAGAGCATTTAGGGCAGGTAAAACATGCTTTTATAGAACCAAGTGGCGAAATAAGTGTTTTTTACTATCCAGACGAAAATGTAAAATACGGACTTCCTATTTTGCCTTCCTTGTTTAATGCTAAGAGCAAATTCATTCCAACCGACGGAATCTATGCTTGTTCTTTCTGCGGACACACGCAAGAAGTTAAAAAAGGAAATGCAAAATGTGATGTCTGTAAAAGAGAAGAATGGGTCGAAGCGATAAATACCAAAAGAATAACTTAG